A single genomic interval of Alteromonas sp. BL110 harbors:
- a CDS encoding tryptophan halogenase family protein: MRKPDNAIKKVIIVGGGTAGWMSASALANSLKKNSVDITLVESDQIGTIGVGEASIPHIKTFNRHVGITEKDFMSRTQATFKLGIEFVDWKQKGHQYFHPFGPYGVDMDGVSFHAFWQRLQTCGHSDTLDQYNIMAMAAKQHRFRHPVQQKNTPLSEIGYAYHFDSALYASYLRGIAENKGVRRIEGKVVNTTLRNDNGFLKSITLENGQTLEADLFIDCSGFYGLLIDKVFKVPFVDWSHYLPNNSAWAVGSEKLTSQPPFTRSTAVEAGWQWRIPLQSRTGNGIVYSNVHTDDQSAQDTLLQNIEGKLVGEPRKISFKTGHRAQFWVKNCVAIGLSSGFLEPLESTSIHLIQSGISRLIRLFPDLDFEQIDIDHFNEQSVTEFQQIRDFLICHYKVTERTDSSYWQFCKNMEIPDSLSRKLSLFESRGRIFRENEELFNRYSWLAVMVGQGLTSRGYDANADIYSEQELKKRMSDIKHIIDVNAKSMPEHGAYVENYCKM; this comes from the coding sequence ATGCGCAAACCCGATAATGCAATAAAGAAAGTAATCATAGTTGGTGGCGGTACTGCTGGATGGATGAGTGCTTCTGCTTTAGCAAACTCCCTTAAAAAAAACAGTGTAGATATCACCTTGGTGGAATCTGATCAAATTGGAACCATTGGTGTTGGCGAAGCAAGTATTCCGCACATAAAGACATTTAATCGCCACGTAGGGATTACAGAGAAAGATTTCATGAGCCGAACTCAGGCCACGTTTAAATTAGGCATTGAGTTTGTTGATTGGAAGCAAAAGGGCCATCAATACTTTCACCCTTTCGGGCCATATGGTGTTGATATGGATGGCGTGAGTTTCCATGCGTTTTGGCAACGTTTGCAGACCTGTGGTCACAGCGACACCTTAGATCAATACAACATAATGGCGATGGCAGCTAAACAACATCGCTTTAGACACCCCGTTCAGCAGAAGAATACGCCGCTATCTGAAATTGGCTACGCGTATCACTTTGATAGCGCGTTATATGCTTCTTACTTGCGCGGTATCGCAGAAAATAAGGGCGTAAGGCGCATTGAAGGTAAAGTCGTTAATACTACATTGCGAAATGACAATGGCTTTTTAAAAAGTATTACATTGGAAAACGGACAAACCTTAGAAGCCGACTTATTTATCGACTGTTCAGGGTTTTACGGTTTACTTATAGATAAAGTATTTAAGGTACCTTTCGTCGACTGGAGCCACTACTTACCTAACAATAGCGCTTGGGCCGTGGGTAGTGAAAAGCTGACTTCTCAACCTCCTTTTACCCGCTCTACCGCTGTAGAAGCCGGATGGCAATGGCGGATACCACTACAATCACGTACAGGCAATGGCATTGTATATTCTAATGTGCACACGGATGATCAAAGTGCACAAGATACACTGCTACAAAATATAGAAGGAAAATTAGTAGGTGAACCACGAAAAATTAGCTTCAAAACGGGACATCGAGCCCAGTTTTGGGTGAAAAACTGCGTTGCAATCGGGCTATCATCTGGTTTCTTAGAGCCTTTGGAATCAACGTCTATTCACTTAATCCAGTCTGGTATATCTAGGCTCATTAGACTGTTTCCAGATTTGGATTTTGAACAAATTGATATCGATCACTTTAATGAGCAATCTGTCACCGAGTTTCAACAGATTCGTGACTTTTTAATTTGTCACTACAAGGTGACAGAGCGCACCGATTCAAGCTATTGGCAGTTCTGCAAAAACATGGAGATACCAGATAGCTTATCACGCAAGCTTTCGCTGTTTGAAAGCCGAGGACGGATCTTCAGAGAAAACGAGGAGCTATTTAACCGTTATTCTTGGCTTGCAGTTATGGTTGGCCAGGGCCTTACTTCTCGCGGGTATGATGCAAATGCAGACATCTACTCGGAACAAGAACTGAAGAAGAGAATGTCTGATATAAAACACATAATTGATGTAAACGCGAAGTCGATGCCGGAACACGGCGCTTACGTAGAGAATTACTGTAAAATGTAG
- a CDS encoding glycoside hydrolase family 3 protein, which translates to MSKLITISVILSLVCGLAACKSENNSQTPSAKNAADIWPKLDIAVKQDPQVEEQVKQILATMTLKQKVAQMIQPEIRDISVADMRKYGFGSYLNGGGAFPNNKKHSSADDWVKLADEMYLASVDDSLDGTTIPTMWGTDAVHGHNNVIGATLFPHNIGLGAANNPDLIERIANITATEVMATGIDWVFAPTVAVVRDDRWGRTYEGYSEDPEIVRNYAASIVKGLQGEANKDFLSDNRVISTVKHFIGDGGTLDGDDQGDNISSEQELFDIHAQGYVGGLTAGAQSVMASFNSWQGDKIHGNQYLLTEVLKKQMGFDGFVVGDWNGHGQVENCSNESCPQAVNAGLDIFMVPTGAWLPLYENTIAQVKNGTIPMSRINDAVTRILRVKVRAGLFDKPNPAKRKFSGQSELIGHKSHREVARQAVRESLVLLKNKNHLLPLDPKQTILIAGDAADNIGKQSGGWSITWQGTNNSNADFPGGSSIFAGLSKQINAAGGQVELNEHGDFTNKPDVAIVVFGEEPYAEGHGDRASLAYQQGNKRDLALLKKLKAQGIPVVAVFISGRPMWVNAELNTSDAFVAAWLPGSEGDGIAEVILANPDGSIQHDFKGKLSFSWPKSAQQTTVNHGDLDYAPLLPYGFGLTYQDENLLADNLSEQVELNLNQTQRTMLYTGAMHKPWEMHLFSGEKEIAVNSNSHQLNGLTFRTVDREVQEDSFLVNLDGNQLSGVKIVSESHFKEDLNQEFLAGSTISMLIKVTKKPSDNVYIAMNCESFGDDAGSCSGRLDISSIVDALPVDEWHPLNIDLQCFAKMGIKFDSLVSPFSLESAGAMQISLSEIGFIPQPSDEATFSCN; encoded by the coding sequence ATGAGTAAACTAATAACTATAAGTGTAATCCTAAGCTTGGTGTGTGGTCTCGCTGCATGTAAAAGTGAAAATAATTCACAAACACCTTCTGCCAAAAATGCCGCTGACATATGGCCAAAATTGGATATTGCGGTGAAGCAAGACCCACAGGTAGAAGAACAAGTTAAACAAATATTGGCGACGATGACGCTAAAGCAAAAAGTCGCGCAAATGATTCAGCCAGAAATACGCGATATATCAGTGGCCGATATGCGTAAATATGGCTTCGGTTCTTATCTAAACGGTGGCGGAGCTTTCCCAAACAACAAGAAACATTCCAGCGCCGATGATTGGGTTAAGTTGGCCGACGAAATGTATTTAGCCTCCGTGGATGACAGCTTAGATGGCACAACTATCCCTACTATGTGGGGAACTGACGCTGTGCATGGTCACAATAACGTCATTGGCGCGACTTTATTTCCTCATAACATCGGGTTGGGCGCAGCCAACAATCCGGATTTAATTGAAAGAATTGCAAACATTACGGCCACTGAAGTAATGGCCACTGGTATTGATTGGGTTTTTGCACCTACCGTAGCAGTGGTACGCGATGATCGATGGGGACGCACCTATGAAGGCTACTCAGAAGACCCTGAAATTGTCAGAAACTATGCCGCATCCATTGTAAAGGGGTTACAAGGAGAGGCGAATAAAGACTTTTTGTCAGACAACCGAGTGATTAGTACGGTGAAACACTTTATTGGTGATGGTGGCACTTTAGATGGTGATGACCAAGGTGACAATATCAGTAGCGAACAAGAATTGTTTGATATCCATGCTCAGGGTTACGTGGGAGGCCTAACCGCAGGCGCTCAGTCTGTAATGGCTTCGTTCAATAGTTGGCAAGGCGATAAAATTCACGGTAATCAGTATTTATTGACCGAGGTACTTAAAAAACAGATGGGCTTCGATGGGTTTGTTGTCGGTGATTGGAATGGCCACGGCCAAGTCGAAAATTGCAGCAATGAAAGTTGCCCCCAAGCCGTTAATGCAGGATTGGATATTTTCATGGTGCCAACAGGTGCGTGGCTTCCTTTATACGAAAATACCATAGCTCAGGTTAAAAACGGCACTATTCCAATGTCGCGTATCAATGACGCTGTTACGCGCATTTTACGAGTTAAAGTGCGTGCGGGATTATTCGATAAGCCCAACCCAGCAAAGCGCAAATTTTCTGGGCAAAGCGAATTAATTGGTCATAAAAGCCATAGAGAAGTTGCACGACAAGCGGTTCGCGAGTCCTTAGTTTTATTAAAAAATAAAAATCACTTGCTACCATTAGATCCGAAGCAGACAATTCTGATTGCCGGTGATGCAGCAGATAACATTGGCAAACAATCTGGCGGCTGGTCGATTACTTGGCAAGGCACTAACAATAGCAATGCAGATTTCCCAGGGGGAAGCTCAATATTTGCGGGGTTAAGTAAGCAGATCAATGCAGCTGGTGGGCAGGTAGAGCTAAATGAGCACGGCGATTTTACCAATAAGCCCGACGTTGCCATTGTGGTATTTGGCGAAGAACCCTATGCAGAAGGGCATGGCGACAGAGCTAGTTTGGCTTATCAACAAGGAAACAAACGAGACCTCGCCCTATTGAAGAAACTGAAAGCACAAGGAATCCCCGTGGTTGCGGTTTTCATATCGGGACGACCAATGTGGGTTAACGCCGAACTTAATACTTCAGACGCATTCGTTGCTGCTTGGCTTCCAGGCTCTGAAGGAGATGGTATCGCCGAAGTAATACTCGCAAATCCGGATGGATCCATTCAACACGATTTCAAAGGTAAACTATCTTTTTCTTGGCCTAAATCTGCTCAGCAAACCACTGTAAACCATGGTGATTTAGACTATGCGCCGCTATTACCCTATGGGTTTGGGTTAACCTACCAAGATGAAAACCTGTTAGCTGATAATCTGTCTGAGCAAGTCGAGCTGAATTTAAATCAAACCCAGCGCACAATGTTATATACAGGCGCTATGCACAAACCATGGGAAATGCATTTATTTTCTGGTGAGAAAGAAATTGCGGTTAATTCTAACTCTCATCAATTAAACGGATTAACTTTTCGCACTGTGGATAGAGAGGTCCAAGAGGATTCGTTTTTAGTTAATTTAGATGGCAATCAATTGTCTGGTGTGAAAATAGTCAGTGAAAGTCATTTTAAGGAAGACCTCAACCAAGAATTTTTGGCTGGCAGTACAATATCAATGTTAATCAAAGTGACTAAGAAACCTAGCGACAATGTCTACATCGCCATGAATTGTGAAAGTTTTGGCGACGACGCAGGCAGTTGCAGTGGGAGACTAGATATCAGCTCAATAGTCGATGCATTGCCGGTTGACGAGTGGCATCCTCTGAATATTGACTTGCAGTGCTTTGCGAAAATGGGTATTAAGTTTGATAGCTTAGTGTCGCCTTTTTCATTAGAATCTGCAGGTGCAATGCAAATATCACTATCGGAAATAGGGTTCATTCCGCAGCCTTCCGATGAAGCGACATTTAGCTGTAATTGA
- a CDS encoding AraC family transcriptional regulator, translating to MSSVVFNLNDITLVMTIVLSILFSLMLLSSHRMNDNSAYLLAAFLISHAFIAFHELTFFGEKFRFEALEFAPNILFVGSLAYCLDAVLLYFYIKSSVFSDFKFSKKYLVHLIPFFLYAIYLIFNYYSLSDIAKQIVIENWGLYSTWHYVATDTSIKLLRLAYLIGCFVLIARYHKRHKEERADISTIDLNWLRLLLIGFLAIMLTEAFLSILKVINLSYAIEVETFISIGLLSYYITFLLVVSLLFYSVTKSHSIIPIPTTDENQNFDEKSVYKPVYIERIETIMRKEKPYLLSDITIDELAKKLHVSTKDLSVTLNRHFQMNFYEFINNYRIEEAKTLLVEDVNKSITDIYFDVGFNSKSVFYTFFNKKEGITPSEFRKRHSNNS from the coding sequence ATGAGTAGCGTTGTATTTAACTTAAATGACATCACATTAGTAATGACTATTGTTCTGTCAATTTTGTTTTCCTTAATGCTGTTATCCAGTCACCGTATGAATGATAATAGCGCTTACTTACTCGCAGCATTCTTAATTTCCCACGCATTTATAGCTTTTCATGAGTTGACCTTCTTCGGAGAAAAGTTTCGTTTTGAAGCCTTGGAATTTGCGCCAAATATACTTTTTGTAGGTAGTCTCGCGTATTGTCTAGATGCAGTATTGCTCTACTTTTATATTAAGTCATCGGTGTTTAGTGATTTCAAATTTTCTAAAAAATATTTAGTGCACCTTATTCCTTTCTTCCTATACGCCATCTATTTGATCTTTAATTACTACAGCCTTAGTGACATCGCAAAACAAATCGTTATTGAGAATTGGGGGCTGTATAGCACATGGCACTATGTTGCCACTGATACTTCTATTAAGCTCCTCAGGTTAGCTTACTTAATCGGTTGCTTTGTTTTAATCGCTAGATACCATAAACGTCATAAAGAAGAGCGGGCGGATATTTCAACTATTGATTTAAATTGGCTTCGTTTACTTCTTATAGGTTTTTTGGCCATTATGCTCACAGAAGCTTTTTTAAGCATATTGAAAGTCATCAATCTTAGCTATGCAATTGAAGTAGAAACGTTTATTAGTATAGGTCTACTTTCTTACTACATTACCTTTTTGCTAGTAGTCTCTTTATTATTTTATAGTGTAACTAAATCCCATTCTATTATTCCCATTCCAACAACAGATGAAAATCAGAATTTTGACGAAAAGAGTGTGTACAAACCCGTCTATATTGAACGGATAGAAACTATAATGCGGAAGGAAAAGCCTTATCTTTTATCAGATATTACCATTGATGAATTGGCCAAAAAACTGCACGTTTCAACTAAAGATTTATCAGTTACTTTAAATCGTCATTTTCAAATGAATTTTTACGAATTTATTAACAATTACCGAATTGAAGAAGCTAAAACTTTGTTGGTAGAGGACGTAAACAAATCTATTACCGACATTTACTTTGACGTGGGATTCAATAGTAAGTCAGTTTTTTATACTTTTTTTAATAAAAAAGAAGGGATTACCCCCTCAGAATTTAGAAAACGTCATAGTAACAACTCTTAA
- a CDS encoding YeeE/YedE family protein: MRAIIASLICGLLFGFGLIVSGMSNPARVLNFLDLSANWDATLAFVMGGAILVAAPGMYWVRKRSKPLFANKFDIPTSKTIDAKLILGSAAFGIGWGISGFCPGPAVVAIASLQTDVLLFVGAMIVGMLAQHWLKPKAN, from the coding sequence ATGAGAGCAATTATCGCCTCGCTTATTTGCGGGCTTCTGTTTGGCTTCGGCCTTATTGTATCGGGTATGAGCAACCCTGCCCGCGTGCTGAACTTTTTAGATCTAAGCGCTAATTGGGATGCCACATTAGCGTTCGTAATGGGCGGCGCTATTTTAGTAGCTGCACCAGGTATGTATTGGGTACGCAAGCGCAGTAAACCGCTTTTTGCGAATAAATTCGATATCCCTACCAGCAAAACCATTGATGCAAAGTTGATATTAGGCTCTGCCGCGTTTGGTATTGGCTGGGGAATCAGTGGTTTCTGCCCAGGCCCTGCTGTAGTGGCGATTGCCTCGCTTCAAACTGACGTGCTGTTGTTTGTAGGTGCCATGATTGTTGGTATGCTGGCTCAGCATTGGTTGAAACCAAAGGCCAATTAA
- a CDS encoding BCCT family transporter, whose product MSSNTRDTASPKVSTEKESAFSVIDKPTFFGSLILLLSVTLPLIIWPDQGAQWVASAKEFVTSKLGVLYLLLGVGAGGFMVYIMFSDIGQIKLGEPEEKPEFSAVSWAAMLFCAGIGASILYWSMIEWVYYYQAPPFHIEGETPEAAKWAAAYGIFHWGPLAWAIYLIPAVPIAYFYYVRNHSVLKISEALMPVIGEKMAHGWLGKIIDISFIFGMLGGGATTLGLAAPMINEGVHELFGVPKSLTTQVVVLITCTAIFGYSAYVGLKKGIKLLSDINFWLAVGLLLFIFIVGPTLFMANTGLDALGRVLSNIIKMATWLEPFAEFNGFENTHFPQDWTIFYWAWWLVFAPSVGLFIARISRGRTIRTMVAGSMFFGTMGCFLFFMVMGNYGLYLQLSGELDVVTILNQQSPTAAIFAMLHTLPMDYLVIFVFTLLALIFTATTFDSISYILAAVVQKEVDEEPLRWNRLFWAFALSFMPIVLMFVGGLETLQTASIIGGVPLLAVAFMLCIAIVRAANYDMRYQPDYSVKEINIGEFPDDDPWSAEGTWDIDDEGEEAEEEVPIAAKPKPREPKDHIEGDPHSRPSRL is encoded by the coding sequence ATGAGTAGTAATACCCGTGATACGGCCTCGCCGAAGGTCTCCACTGAAAAGGAAAGCGCGTTTAGCGTAATTGATAAGCCAACTTTCTTTGGCTCTCTTATTCTTCTTCTTTCTGTCACCCTTCCTCTTATCATTTGGCCCGACCAAGGCGCACAGTGGGTAGCCTCAGCCAAAGAATTTGTTACCAGCAAGCTGGGCGTTTTATACCTATTGCTAGGTGTAGGCGCAGGTGGCTTCATGGTGTACATCATGTTTAGCGACATTGGCCAAATAAAACTGGGCGAGCCTGAAGAAAAGCCTGAGTTCTCGGCCGTATCTTGGGCCGCCATGCTGTTCTGTGCCGGTATTGGGGCGTCTATCTTGTACTGGTCTATGATTGAGTGGGTGTACTACTACCAAGCACCGCCGTTTCACATAGAGGGCGAAACCCCTGAAGCCGCAAAATGGGCCGCGGCCTACGGTATATTCCACTGGGGGCCGTTAGCCTGGGCTATTTACCTTATTCCTGCGGTACCTATTGCCTACTTCTACTACGTACGTAATCACAGCGTACTTAAAATATCCGAAGCCCTTATGCCGGTAATCGGCGAGAAAATGGCCCACGGCTGGTTAGGTAAAATTATCGATATCAGCTTTATTTTCGGCATGCTAGGCGGCGGGGCGACAACGCTTGGTTTAGCTGCACCTATGATAAACGAAGGGGTACACGAACTATTCGGGGTTCCAAAATCGTTAACTACGCAAGTAGTGGTGCTAATTACCTGTACCGCTATATTTGGTTACAGCGCCTATGTTGGCCTTAAAAAAGGCATTAAGCTGCTGTCAGACATTAACTTTTGGCTGGCGGTTGGTTTGCTGTTGTTCATCTTTATTGTGGGCCCAACTTTGTTTATGGCCAACACAGGTTTAGATGCCTTAGGCCGTGTACTTAGCAACATCATAAAAATGGCCACATGGCTAGAACCCTTCGCCGAGTTTAACGGCTTTGAAAACACGCACTTCCCGCAAGACTGGACCATATTCTACTGGGCATGGTGGCTGGTATTTGCACCAAGCGTAGGCTTATTTATCGCGCGTATTTCAAGGGGCCGTACCATCCGTACTATGGTGGCGGGCTCTATGTTCTTCGGTACCATGGGCTGCTTCTTATTCTTCATGGTAATGGGCAATTATGGCCTGTACCTACAGCTTTCAGGTGAACTAGACGTAGTCACCATACTTAACCAACAAAGCCCAACGGCGGCCATTTTTGCCATGCTGCATACGCTGCCTATGGACTACCTAGTTATCTTTGTATTCACCTTATTGGCGTTAATATTTACCGCCACTACCTTCGATTCTATTTCTTACATTCTAGCTGCTGTAGTGCAAAAAGAAGTAGACGAAGAGCCGCTGCGCTGGAACCGCTTATTCTGGGCCTTTGCGCTATCATTCATGCCCATAGTGCTTATGTTTGTGGGCGGGCTAGAAACACTACAAACCGCATCAATAATAGGGGGCGTACCGCTATTAGCTGTTGCCTTTATGTTGTGTATTGCCATTGTGCGGGCCGCAAACTACGACATGCGTTACCAGCCCGACTACTCGGTAAAAGAAATCAATATTGGTGAGTTCCCAGACGACGACCCATGGAGCGCAGAAGGCACGTGGGATATTGACGATGAAGGTGAGGAAGCCGAAGAAGAGGTACCTATAGCGGCAAAACCTAAACCTCGGGAACCAAAAGATCACATTGAAGGCGACCCGCACAGCAGGCCATCGCGGCTATAG
- a CDS encoding YeeE/YedE family protein produces MESWTTTPFEPLAGLAGGLLIGSSVVLLLYTLGRIAGISGIAAGAMTQRGIERYWRLAFLLGVVLAAVLYMVFVGNLQVQTQMSSAWLVVAGLLVGFGTRLGSGCTSGHGVAGLSRLSPRSIVATLTFMSAAVLTTTIIRHL; encoded by the coding sequence TTGGAAAGCTGGACAACAACACCGTTTGAACCGTTAGCTGGGTTAGCAGGCGGGCTGCTTATTGGTTCGTCAGTGGTACTTCTACTTTATACACTGGGTCGTATTGCCGGAATATCGGGCATTGCAGCAGGCGCGATGACACAGCGCGGCATTGAACGCTACTGGCGGCTGGCGTTTTTATTAGGAGTTGTATTAGCTGCTGTGCTTTACATGGTGTTTGTTGGTAATTTACAGGTTCAAACACAAATGAGCTCGGCATGGTTGGTTGTGGCTGGTTTGTTGGTGGGCTTTGGTACACGCCTTGGTTCTGGATGTACGTCGGGCCATGGCGTTGCAGGTCTTTCAAGGCTATCCCCGCGTTCTATTGTTGCCACACTCACGTTTATGAGCGCGGCTGTACTCACCACCACAATTATCAGACATCTGTAA
- a CDS encoding TonB-dependent receptor has protein sequence MGHRQTSQHNTKHFQKKRLSILVSSLFACTGVSMLAMGNLAYAQEEVPEKPEKEIERIFVTAVPGGSVDPLESSVSISSIDSDSPVFEVSRTTAEILRQIPGVRSEASGGDGNANIAIRGLPIASGGAKFLQLWEDGLPVLEFGDISFANADIFLRADANVARVEAIRGGSASILASNSPGGVINFISKTGEQGGGTVRLTKGLTYDTTRLDFEAGHNWENGWYGHIGGFYRVGEGPREAGYDVNKGGQIKANLTKEFDGGYIRGNMKILNDRAVGYMPTPMFVSGTNANPSYSSIPGYSANGDTLQSVHTDIIQVLDEQNNVVQKRLSDGMQSDVKQFGFEASLDDIGGGWALLNRFKTADISGEFVVPFPASVGTQDNRGAFVGNYLAGSEGRTDFSYIYATGPNTGQALAPDTSVAVIHTFNTEMQDLSNLMNNLDLSKVFSLSDDSELEVHAGWYHSEQAIENFQSWPSYLTSVEGGGDTAYVDVVDDVSGETLTSGGLISYGPAEWGNCCNGGFNLDTKIDAFYVNTTYYSGDFTFDAGLRYDSGRTTGSRSLDANSIRVTDFDVNNNGSIEGVEGQVSLHNPEPEFAVDFDYDYFSYSLGANYLVDTDLSVFGRYSVGYRANSERLIGLVYTPANVVDPDSSAFGKKVGDIDDERIEDQVKMLEIGVKYRFDSLDINAVYFSAETQEVVGESRVTGGPLSLRDYESSGIEVEAFYSINNFNFSGNVTWTDAEIAADDLFPDFVGNVPQRQADWVYSAIASYDTESYTVGLNIVGTTDSYVRNENVLVMPGYLTTNLFATYRFNDDLSVSLNVNNLTDEIGLTEGENAAVGASEPFTNEYVRMRSISGRSAVASINYTF, from the coding sequence ATGGGTCATCGTCAAACAAGTCAACACAACACAAAGCATTTTCAGAAAAAGCGCTTATCTATTTTAGTATCTTCACTTTTCGCATGCACGGGGGTAAGCATGTTAGCAATGGGCAACCTAGCCTATGCACAAGAAGAAGTGCCGGAAAAACCAGAAAAAGAAATAGAACGAATTTTTGTTACTGCAGTGCCAGGGGGAAGCGTAGACCCACTAGAGTCGTCAGTATCAATTTCTAGCATAGACTCAGACAGCCCAGTTTTTGAAGTATCTCGTACAACCGCTGAAATACTTAGACAGATTCCAGGAGTCCGTTCAGAAGCGTCCGGTGGTGACGGTAATGCGAACATTGCAATTCGCGGTTTACCAATAGCTTCTGGCGGTGCAAAATTCTTGCAGCTTTGGGAAGACGGCCTTCCAGTATTAGAGTTTGGCGATATCTCTTTTGCTAACGCGGATATCTTTTTAAGAGCAGACGCAAACGTAGCACGAGTTGAAGCTATTCGAGGTGGTTCGGCATCGATACTTGCCAGTAACTCACCCGGTGGTGTTATCAACTTTATCAGTAAAACGGGTGAGCAAGGCGGCGGCACAGTAAGACTTACCAAAGGGCTAACTTACGATACTACTCGATTAGATTTTGAAGCCGGTCATAACTGGGAAAATGGTTGGTATGGCCATATCGGCGGCTTTTACAGAGTAGGTGAAGGCCCTCGTGAAGCTGGATATGATGTTAACAAAGGTGGTCAAATCAAGGCTAACCTTACGAAAGAATTTGATGGCGGTTATATCCGCGGTAATATGAAAATACTTAACGACCGTGCAGTGGGTTATATGCCAACGCCTATGTTCGTAAGTGGTACAAATGCGAATCCGTCATATAGCTCTATTCCGGGTTACTCGGCTAATGGCGATACCCTACAAAGCGTTCATACAGATATTATTCAGGTATTGGATGAGCAAAATAATGTGGTGCAAAAGCGTCTTTCAGACGGCATGCAATCTGACGTAAAGCAATTTGGCTTTGAAGCCAGTTTAGATGACATTGGCGGCGGTTGGGCATTATTAAACCGCTTTAAAACGGCCGATATAAGCGGTGAGTTTGTGGTGCCCTTCCCTGCTTCGGTAGGCACCCAGGACAACCGTGGCGCGTTCGTTGGAAACTATCTAGCAGGCTCAGAAGGTCGAACAGACTTTAGCTATATTTATGCAACGGGCCCCAATACAGGTCAAGCACTTGCGCCCGATACATCTGTGGCTGTTATCCACACGTTTAATACAGAGATGCAAGATTTAAGCAACCTGATGAATAACTTAGACTTGAGCAAGGTATTCTCTTTATCTGATGATTCTGAGTTAGAAGTGCACGCAGGTTGGTATCACTCAGAACAAGCAATTGAGAACTTTCAGAGTTGGCCTTCGTATCTGACATCAGTTGAAGGTGGTGGCGACACTGCATATGTTGATGTTGTAGACGACGTGAGCGGAGAAACCCTGACTAGCGGTGGATTAATTTCATATGGCCCCGCTGAATGGGGAAATTGCTGTAACGGGGGCTTCAATTTAGATACGAAGATTGATGCCTTTTATGTGAATACTACCTATTACAGTGGTGACTTCACGTTTGATGCGGGTCTCCGTTACGACTCAGGGCGCACTACGGGTTCTCGTTCGCTCGATGCTAACTCAATTCGTGTTACAGACTTTGATGTTAATAACAACGGTAGTATAGAGGGCGTAGAAGGTCAGGTGTCTTTACATAACCCTGAGCCTGAATTTGCTGTCGATTTCGATTATGATTATTTCTCATATTCCCTTGGTGCAAATTACCTAGTAGATACTGATTTAAGTGTATTTGGCCGATACTCTGTAGGCTATCGCGCTAACTCAGAACGTCTTATTGGCTTGGTTTATACACCTGCGAATGTTGTCGACCCAGATAGCTCAGCCTTTGGTAAAAAAGTGGGTGACATTGACGATGAGCGCATTGAAGATCAAGTAAAAATGTTAGAAATCGGTGTTAAGTATCGTTTCGATAGTTTAGATATCAACGCCGTTTATTTCTCAGCCGAAACTCAAGAAGTCGTAGGCGAAAGCCGTGTTACTGGCGGCCCATTATCTTTACGCGATTATGAGTCTTCAGGTATCGAAGTAGAAGCGTTCTACTCTATCAATAACTTTAACTTCTCTGGCAATGTAACCTGGACAGATGCTGAGATTGCAGCCGACGATTTATTCCCTGACTTTGTTGGAAACGTACCGCAACGCCAAGCAGATTGGGTATATTCTGCTATAGCATCTTACGATACAGAGTCATATACGGTAGGACTAAACATAGTTGGCACGACTGACTCATATGTACGAAATGAAAATGTGTTAGTAATGCCTGGTTATTTAACAACAAATCTGTTTGCCACTTATCGGTTCAATGATGACTTGTCGGTATCACTTAACGTTAACAACTTAACAGATGAAATTGGTTTAACTGAAGGTGAGAATGCTGCTGTAGGTGCATCAGAGCCGTTTACTAATGAATATGTGAGAATGCGTTCAATTAGCGGTAGAAGTGCAGTTGCAAGCATCAACTATACTTTCTAA